A genomic stretch from Verrucomicrobiia bacterium includes:
- a CDS encoding serine hydrolase: MNWTTGTWLLITAFTFIAPYISCANDYWSGGDLEADIRARVSASGGTEAIVAGVIDVSGTRIIHYGNMNGKDSAPADGDSVFEIGSITKVFTSLILADMVARGEVKLDDPITKYLPANVHMQIKGRAITLEDLATHTSGLPRLPKNFSPRDAQNPYADYTVENLYDFLRSYTPTNEPGANFEYSNLGVGLLGHLLALRAGTNYEALVIERVCHPLGMTHTMITLTPEMRARLATGHDENGKAVANWDLPTLAGAGALRSTVNDMLKLASAGLGSGKTDLNAALELTEKTRHAADSSAVKVGLGWMTMTVRGDDLFFHNGGTGGYRSFLGFDKHNGRAIVILASSAKDVDAFGMNFLRAQSPADAAKPAPTHVEIKLNSKTLTNYSGRYQFSPEIFFSVRVANGHLEGQMTGQGYLPLFAESDTEFFNDSVAATITFNRGADGKATSLVLHQGGLDQTAKRAGDAIAEKKHVAIAMEPKAFDAFVGEYSFRPGLTLTAKRDGEHFYVMLTGQSFLEIFPESETNFFLKVVDAQLTFVKGEDGKVSAVILHQNGADQRATRM; encoded by the coding sequence ATGAACTGGACAACTGGCACCTGGCTCTTGATCACCGCCTTCACCTTCATCGCACCGTATATTTCGTGCGCGAATGATTATTGGTCCGGCGGCGATCTTGAAGCGGACATTCGCGCCCGCGTGAGTGCCAGCGGCGGCACGGAAGCGATCGTGGCCGGCGTGATTGATGTCAGCGGCACGCGCATCATTCATTACGGCAATATGAATGGCAAAGACAGCGCGCCGGCAGATGGCGATTCCGTTTTTGAAATCGGTTCGATCACCAAAGTTTTTACCTCATTAATTTTGGCGGACATGGTGGCGCGCGGTGAAGTGAAGCTCGACGACCCGATCACCAAATATTTACCGGCAAATGTGCATATGCAAATCAAGGGCCGCGCCATCACGCTCGAAGATTTGGCCACACACACCTCCGGTTTGCCGCGCCTGCCGAAAAACTTTTCGCCGCGCGATGCGCAAAATCCCTACGCCGATTATACGGTGGAAAACCTGTATGATTTTCTGCGGAGTTACACGCCCACTAATGAACCCGGCGCAAACTTCGAATACTCCAACCTCGGCGTAGGTTTGCTTGGCCACTTGCTGGCGTTGCGGGCGGGAACCAATTACGAAGCGCTGGTGATCGAGCGCGTTTGCCATCCGCTCGGCATGACCCATACCATGATCACGCTGACACCGGAAATGCGCGCGCGTCTTGCGACTGGCCATGACGAGAATGGCAAAGCGGTGGCGAATTGGGATTTGCCCACGCTCGCAGGCGCGGGAGCGTTGCGTTCAACCGTGAACGACATGCTGAAATTAGCCTCGGCAGGTTTAGGCTCGGGAAAAACCGATTTGAACGCCGCACTCGAACTCACGGAAAAGACTCGTCACGCTGCCGATTCATCCGCCGTCAAGGTTGGCCTTGGATGGATGACAATGACCGTTCGCGGCGACGATTTATTTTTTCACAATGGCGGAACGGGCGGCTACCGGTCGTTTCTTGGATTCGATAAACACAACGGGCGCGCGATTGTCATTCTGGCGAGTTCCGCGAAAGACGTTGACGCCTTCGGCATGAATTTCTTGCGCGCGCAATCACCCGCGGACGCCGCGAAACCCGCCCCCACGCACGTCGAAATCAAACTCAATTCCAAAACGCTCACGAACTATTCCGGCCGTTATCAATTCAGCCCGGAAATATTTTTCAGCGTGCGCGTCGCGAATGGGCATTTGGAAGGACAGATGACCGGCCAGGGTTATCTGCCGTTGTTCGCGGAATCCGACACAGAATTTTTCAACGATTCCGTAGCCGCGACCATTACCTTCAATCGCGGCGCCGATGGTAAAGCGACGAGCCTCGTGCTGCATCAAGGCGGCCTGGATCAAACCGCGAAAAGAGCCGGTGATGCCATCGCCGAGAAAAAGCATGTCGCGATTGCAATGGAACCAAAAGCGTTTGACGCTTTCGTTGGTGAATATTCTTTTCGGCCCGGCCTGACCTTGACCGCTAAACGCGACGGAGAACATTTTTACGTGATGCTCACGGGCCAATCCTTCCTCGAAATATTTCCCGAATCGGAAACAAACTTTTTTCTCAAGGTGGTGGATGCGCAATTAACTTTTGTCAAAGGCGAAGATGGAAAAGTCAGTGCGGTAATCTTGCATCAAAACGGCGCAGACCAGCGGGCGACGAGAATGTGA
- a CDS encoding helicase C-terminal domain-containing protein, with product MIAILDPQAAGSGADLVAQVEELFSPSGILSKASNFEFRPQQQRMAVAVAKALETGEHLVVEAGTGVGKSLAYLAPAILHAVAKGRKAIVSTHTINLQEQLTQKDLPMLEKILPVKFSYTMLKGRANYLCSRRLMKAMQHADSLFTSPEAAELQRIHEWSKTTTDGSLSDFEIEPDMRVWSHVCSERGLCSPKICGHQSEFGQQNGVCFFQRARKRILSSDVLVLNHTLFFTLLGGVEEEVEGGILFKNDFVIFDEAHQMESVASRHIGLSVSSGQVRYSLQRLWNPRTNKGILATLRQGPTVSLVAQLLDETDKFFDEVETACEDLRRQIAERDKFGGDDAAKQRRVWTELRIRHPDLVVDSVTLPIQKLREAVGELIKQSKDADTGQELMECNRRLGELREEVAMFLSQSADEYVYWVERAGKTQKNLALNAAPIDVADYLRRRLFGADTSVIMTSATLSISERQLPAADDKVKRSPRASGMQRNQFPGLTYFVRRVGAEKATAMQVGTPFDYEKQMKLFVAGKMPDPRDAGYRDALIQWVEHFVTQTHGKAFVLFTSYKLMQEVADRMAPFFERLKLECYVQGTGTPRSVMLEKFKENVDSVLFGTDSFWQGVDVPGEALSNVIITRLPFAVPDHPLIEARIEHIESHGGNAFSDFSLPEAILKFRQGVGRLIRTKTDTGIVVVLDNRILVKRYGQSFIDALPKCPLEVV from the coding sequence GTGATCGCAATTCTTGATCCCCAGGCCGCCGGTTCCGGCGCCGATCTCGTGGCGCAAGTGGAAGAACTGTTTTCACCCAGCGGCATTTTGTCCAAGGCGAGCAACTTCGAATTTCGCCCGCAACAACAGCGCATGGCCGTCGCCGTCGCCAAGGCGCTCGAAACTGGTGAGCATTTGGTGGTCGAGGCTGGCACGGGCGTCGGCAAAAGTCTTGCCTACCTCGCGCCTGCCATTCTGCACGCCGTGGCCAAGGGCCGCAAAGCCATCGTTTCCACGCACACCATCAATTTGCAGGAGCAGCTCACGCAAAAAGATTTGCCGATGCTCGAGAAAATCCTGCCGGTGAAATTCAGCTACACCATGCTCAAGGGCCGCGCGAATTATCTCTGCTCGCGCCGCCTCATGAAAGCGATGCAGCACGCGGACAGTTTGTTCACTTCGCCTGAGGCCGCCGAGTTGCAGCGCATCCACGAATGGTCGAAGACTACCACCGATGGCAGCCTGTCGGATTTCGAGATCGAGCCGGACATGCGCGTGTGGTCGCATGTTTGTTCCGAACGCGGCTTGTGCTCGCCGAAAATTTGCGGGCATCAATCCGAATTCGGCCAGCAGAACGGCGTCTGTTTTTTTCAACGCGCGCGAAAACGCATTTTGTCCTCCGATGTTCTCGTGCTCAATCACACCTTATTTTTCACACTGCTCGGCGGCGTGGAAGAAGAGGTCGAAGGCGGTATCTTATTCAAGAACGATTTCGTCATTTTCGACGAAGCGCACCAGATGGAGAGCGTGGCGTCGCGGCACATCGGGCTCAGCGTGTCCAGCGGCCAGGTGCGCTATTCCTTGCAACGCCTTTGGAATCCGCGCACCAACAAAGGCATCCTCGCGACCTTGCGCCAGGGTCCGACGGTTTCGCTCGTCGCGCAACTGCTGGATGAGACGGATAAGTTTTTCGACGAGGTGGAGACCGCCTGCGAAGACTTGCGTCGGCAAATTGCCGAGCGCGATAAATTCGGCGGCGACGATGCCGCCAAACAACGCCGCGTGTGGACGGAGTTGCGCATCCGCCATCCCGACCTGGTCGTGGACAGTGTCACGCTGCCGATTCAAAAATTGCGCGAAGCCGTCGGCGAATTGATCAAACAAAGCAAGGATGCTGACACTGGCCAGGAATTGATGGAGTGCAACCGCCGCCTCGGCGAACTGCGCGAGGAAGTCGCGATGTTTCTCAGTCAAAGCGCCGACGAATATGTTTATTGGGTTGAGCGGGCGGGCAAGACGCAAAAAAATCTCGCGCTCAACGCTGCGCCGATTGACGTAGCTGATTATTTGCGCCGCCGCCTTTTTGGCGCGGACACTTCGGTGATCATGACCAGCGCCACGCTTTCGATTTCCGAACGCCAGCTTCCCGCCGCTGACGACAAAGTCAAACGCTCGCCGCGCGCGTCCGGCATGCAGCGCAACCAATTTCCCGGCCTCACATATTTCGTCCGGCGCGTGGGCGCGGAAAAAGCCACCGCCATGCAGGTCGGCACGCCCTTTGATTACGAGAAGCAGATGAAATTGTTCGTCGCCGGAAAAATGCCTGACCCGCGCGATGCCGGTTATCGCGATGCCCTCATCCAGTGGGTGGAACATTTTGTGACGCAGACGCACGGCAAGGCGTTTGTGCTGTTTACGAGTTATAAATTGATGCAGGAAGTCGCCGACCGCATGGCGCCGTTTTTTGAACGTCTCAAGCTGGAGTGTTATGTGCAAGGCACCGGCACGCCGCGCTCGGTAATGCTCGAAAAATTCAAAGAGAACGTGGACTCGGTGCTGTTCGGCACGGACAGTTTTTGGCAGGGCGTGGATGTGCCCGGCGAAGCGCTCTCGAACGTCATCATCACGCGGCTGCCGTTCGCGGTGCCCGACCATCCGCTGATCGAGGCGCGCATCGAGCACATCGAATCCCATGGCGGAAATGCGTTCAGCGATTTTTCCCTGCCCGAGGCGATCTTGAAATTCCGCCAGGGCGTCGGCCGTTTGATCCGCACGAAGACCGACACCGGCATCGTCGTCGTCCTCGACAACCGCATCCTCGTAAAACGCTACGGCCAGTCATTCATTGATGCGTTGCCAAAATGTCCGCTCGAAGTCGTTTAA
- a CDS encoding UDP-N-acetylglucosamine diphosphorylase, producing the protein MLKPSDLFDLSQTEHTELFEDCPYAWDALKKLKAYVQANVSSTSYPHERGRIFIGPEVVIGAGTVIEDGAMIKGPAIIGRNCEIRHNAYIREHVIIGDHCVIGNACEFKHSMLFNYATVPHFSYVGDSILGYKAHLGAGVKISNVKLMASHVKVINEGVEFDTGLRKFGALLGDNTDIGCNSVLNPGSIIGRGSVIYPCTNWRGVLAPNAIVKNQARQEIVTRQPRT; encoded by the coding sequence ATGCTAAAGCCTAGCGACCTCTTCGATCTGAGCCAAACCGAGCATACGGAGTTGTTCGAGGATTGTCCGTACGCGTGGGACGCGCTCAAAAAGCTCAAGGCTTATGTCCAGGCGAACGTCAGTTCGACCTCGTATCCGCATGAGCGCGGCCGGATTTTCATCGGGCCGGAAGTCGTCATCGGCGCTGGCACCGTGATCGAAGACGGCGCGATGATCAAAGGCCCGGCGATCATCGGGCGGAATTGCGAAATCCGCCACAACGCTTATATCCGCGAACACGTCATCATCGGCGACCATTGCGTGATCGGAAATGCGTGCGAATTTAAACATTCAATGCTCTTTAATTATGCGACTGTCCCGCACTTCAGCTACGTCGGCGATTCCATCCTTGGCTACAAGGCGCATCTCGGCGCGGGCGTGAAAATCTCCAACGTAAAATTAATGGCCAGTCACGTAAAAGTCATAAACGAAGGCGTGGAGTTCGATACCGGCCTGCGCAAGTTCGGCGCGCTGCTCGGTGATAACACCGACATCGGCTGCAACTCCGTGTTGAACCCCGGCAGCATCATCGGGCGCGGCTCGGTTATCTATCCCTGCACGAATTGGCGCGGCGTGCTCGCGCCCAATGCCATCGTGAAAAACCAGGCGCGACAGGAAATCGTCACGCGCCAGCCTCGGACGTGA
- a CDS encoding aldo/keto reductase, translating to MDLTQTAYGTWNGGRYMHFGEALSEERFIQTIQLAYQKGIRTFMTADVYGAGAADEMLGRALNGLPRDSYCLVGAIGHDFYKGERAGAKGYPRFTSTQTPGEYASYLRMATEKSLARCRVDKFDLLMLHNPDFTGYSNEKVWSAMDKVRDAKLADRLGVAPGPANGFTLDVIMCLERFGALLDWAMIILNPLEPWPGRLVLPAASQHDVKLITRVVDYGGLFHDDVKPGHQFGPQDHRTFRPAGWVEAGAAKIEKLRDIAKAHHLTMLQLSCAWNLSQPPVKSVIPTLIQEVGANAKPIEAKVDELATLPNVKLNEEEMEIINEIGDNQGCMELKGSNRAHTGEALPDRWSITQEHEVIAKRWSIDPDADLAYTHKAVA from the coding sequence ATGGACCTGACACAGACGGCTTACGGCACTTGGAACGGCGGACGCTACATGCACTTCGGCGAGGCGCTCAGCGAGGAACGGTTTATCCAGACGATTCAGCTTGCGTATCAAAAGGGCATTCGCACGTTCATGACAGCGGATGTTTATGGCGCGGGCGCGGCGGATGAAATGCTCGGGCGCGCGCTGAATGGTTTGCCGCGCGATTCGTATTGCCTCGTCGGCGCGATCGGGCACGATTTTTACAAGGGCGAACGCGCGGGCGCGAAAGGTTATCCGCGCTTCACTTCCACGCAAACTCCGGGTGAATACGCCTCTTACCTGCGCATGGCGACGGAGAAATCCCTGGCTCGTTGTCGCGTGGACAAGTTCGACTTGCTGATGTTGCACAACCCGGACTTCACTGGTTATTCGAATGAAAAAGTTTGGAGCGCAATGGACAAAGTGCGCGATGCGAAGCTGGCGGATCGTTTGGGCGTCGCACCGGGACCCGCGAATGGGTTCACGCTGGATGTCATCATGTGCCTCGAACGATTCGGCGCGTTGCTGGATTGGGCGATGATTATTTTGAATCCGCTGGAGCCGTGGCCGGGCCGTTTGGTTTTGCCGGCGGCCTCGCAGCATGACGTGAAGCTGATCACGCGCGTGGTGGATTACGGCGGGTTGTTTCACGATGACGTGAAACCGGGGCATCAATTCGGCCCACAGGATCATCGCACCTTTCGCCCGGCGGGCTGGGTGGAAGCGGGCGCGGCGAAGATCGAAAAATTGCGTGACATCGCGAAGGCGCATCATCTCACGATGCTGCAACTGTCCTGCGCGTGGAATCTTTCGCAGCCGCCGGTCAAGAGCGTGATCCCAACGCTGATCCAGGAGGTGGGCGCGAATGCGAAGCCGATTGAAGCGAAAGTTGACGAATTGGCGACGTTGCCTAACGTGAAATTGAACGAAGAGGAAATGGAAATCATCAACGAGATTGGCGACAACCAGGGTTGCATGGAGTTGAAGGGCTCAAATCGCGCGCACACGGGCGAGGCGCTGCCGGATCGCTGGAGCATTACGCAGGAGCATGAAGTGATCGCGAAGCGGTGGAGCATTGATCCGGATGCGGACCTGGCTTATACGCACAAGGCGGTGGCGTAA
- a CDS encoding transglutaminase family protein, translating to MNKIVCALILLAGLSLSARADDDRFGLEVTNGGGYHLETHFKQRVAATLTTSAISPETVDGTITVYAPMPPELPMQHLVSCNIRCRDNLGIAPTKVTDIKNPFQHYLRLNIPVTPTSPQHPRIVDMTYVVDLYSAKLAPGPSPKGSVSPILPASFSIFTQESSRDDFNSPAFQNFLNEKELKRKANESALVFAQRAYQILRDNLHYVGHPFSGKASTLCQTLTGDCGVYAIMSASTLAANEVPVATFPGRWAYDEKADYGQFHCFNGFFEPGVGWITFDALNKFGSVDGNFIAFSLTSDDCPEPGITRPLWQFQIGIYHGHSPYHPHFEDHWHVKVVSR from the coding sequence GTGAACAAAATAGTCTGCGCGCTGATCCTGCTGGCCGGTCTCAGCTTGAGCGCTCGTGCCGATGACGATCGTTTCGGTTTGGAGGTCACCAATGGCGGAGGTTACCACCTGGAGACTCATTTTAAGCAACGTGTGGCGGCCACGCTAACCACCAGCGCCATTTCTCCCGAAACAGTGGACGGAACCATCACTGTTTACGCTCCCATGCCTCCTGAATTGCCCATGCAACATTTGGTATCCTGCAATATCAGATGTCGCGACAACTTGGGAATTGCCCCCACCAAAGTGACGGACATTAAAAACCCCTTTCAACATTATCTTCGCCTGAATATTCCAGTCACGCCAACCTCACCGCAACATCCCCGCATTGTCGATATGACCTATGTGGTGGATCTTTATAGCGCAAAACTCGCGCCGGGCCCTTCACCAAAAGGAAGTGTATCGCCGATTCTACCGGCTTCATTCTCAATATTTACGCAGGAATCGAGTCGCGATGACTTTAATTCGCCGGCGTTCCAAAATTTTCTTAATGAGAAAGAGTTGAAACGGAAGGCAAATGAATCCGCCTTGGTTTTTGCCCAGCGTGCCTATCAAATTTTGCGCGATAACCTACATTACGTCGGCCATCCCTTTTCGGGTAAAGCTTCCACTTTGTGTCAGACCTTGACGGGTGATTGCGGTGTTTACGCCATCATGTCGGCTTCCACGCTGGCGGCAAATGAAGTGCCGGTCGCCACGTTTCCCGGGCGGTGGGCATATGATGAGAAGGCGGACTACGGCCAATTCCATTGCTTCAATGGATTCTTTGAGCCGGGGGTCGGTTGGATCACTTTCGACGCGCTCAACAAGTTCGGTTCAGTGGATGGCAACTTCATTGCCTTCAGTCTTACCTCTGACGATTGTCCCGAACCTGGAATCACCCGCCCGCTCTGGCAATTTCAGATTGGGATTTACCATGGTCACTCCCCTTATCATCCCCACTTTGAAGATCATTGGCATGTCAAAGTAGTATCGCGATAG
- a CDS encoding DUF1801 domain-containing protein, whose product MSTRNKTVQPTSTAKTNPKVDAHLSKAEKWQEEFAKLRAILLDSPLTEDFKWGKPCYTFHDSNLVIMYGLKESCALGFLKGVLLKDPKRILLKPGENSQSGRWVKFTSVQQITEMEPTLKAYILEAIEAEKAGLKVEFKAIANLKFPEELQNKLKKNPALNTAFKALTPGRQRAYNLFFSAPKQSVTRESRIEKCLPKILAGKGMNDCVCGLSKKQPYCDGSHKSLEPKK is encoded by the coding sequence ATGAGCACAAGAAATAAAACCGTCCAGCCGACTTCCACTGCCAAAACCAATCCCAAGGTTGACGCGCATCTAAGCAAAGCCGAAAAGTGGCAGGAAGAATTCGCGAAATTGCGGGCCATTCTGCTCGACTCCCCCCTCACCGAAGATTTCAAGTGGGGTAAACCTTGTTACACCTTTCATGATAGCAACCTGGTTATCATGTATGGACTCAAAGAATCCTGCGCCCTTGGCTTCCTCAAAGGCGTACTGCTGAAAGACCCCAAACGCATCCTCCTCAAACCCGGCGAGAATTCACAGTCAGGCCGCTGGGTTAAATTCACCAGCGTCCAGCAAATCACCGAAATGGAACCGACGCTGAAAGCCTACATCCTTGAAGCCATCGAAGCCGAAAAAGCTGGCCTCAAAGTCGAATTCAAAGCGATTGCCAACCTCAAATTCCCCGAGGAACTTCAAAATAAATTAAAGAAAAACCCCGCCCTGAACACCGCCTTCAAGGCACTGACCCCCGGACGCCAGCGCGCCTACAACCTCTTTTTCTCCGCCCCCAAACAATCCGTGACGCGCGAGTCGCGCATCGAAAAATGCCTGCCCAAAATCCTCGCCGGAAAAGGCATGAACGATTGCGTCTGCGGCCTCTCCAAAAAACAACCATACTGCGACGGCTCCCACAAATCCCTTGAACCAAAAAAATAG
- a CDS encoding choice-of-anchor tandem repeat GloVer-containing protein, whose product MIFLKRIIKNCLVLPALIAASSLVNTGSVSAQTFKPLYNFAAYGTATGGSPSANLTLSGRSLYGAITLGGGAADYGLIYGFNLDNSTFTNIYTFTSPVLIDSNTQWTNRDGAEPYSNLILSGNSLYGVTETAGPLDAGTVFKVNTDGTGFADLNNFVNFPPNQLSDILYNSALIFTNNTLFGTSAFGGASGNGTIFAGGTGGTGFTNLHTFTGGSDGANPIAGLISGTNFFGAALLGGSGSGTIFRMGTNGLGFKVLHSFTATSRSSPDNSDGARPLSLILSGNTLYGAATFGGPSANGTIFKLNTDGTGFTNLYYFSASSGNSSYNGTNSEGANPEPGLVLVGNTLYGTAGTAGSFGHGTIFSLNTDGSGFTDLYTFSAGAFSFGNLTNSDGAYPFTGLILSGNTLYGTTTSGGLLGTGTIFSFSLPSPPPLTINRSGTNLVLTWPTNAPGLVLQSTTNLFSAVWSTNTPAPTIVNGQNTVTNPISSGQMFYRLGL is encoded by the coding sequence ATGATTTTTCTTAAAAGGATTATAAAAAACTGTCTAGTTCTACCTGCGCTGATAGCGGCTTCCAGCTTGGTCAATACTGGCTCCGTGTCGGCACAGACCTTTAAGCCTCTATATAACTTCGCAGCCTATGGAACTGCCACCGGAGGTTCACCGAGCGCAAACCTGACTTTATCGGGCCGTTCTCTATATGGGGCAATTACCTTGGGAGGCGGCGCCGCCGATTACGGCTTGATATACGGGTTCAATCTGGATAACTCAACTTTCACAAACATATATACTTTCACGTCACCCGTTTTGATCGACTCGAACACCCAATGGACTAACCGTGATGGCGCGGAACCCTATTCAAATCTAATCTTATCCGGGAACTCGTTATATGGCGTTACGGAAACGGCGGGCCCTTTGGATGCCGGCACCGTTTTTAAGGTCAACACCGATGGCACTGGCTTTGCCGACCTGAATAATTTTGTCAATTTTCCACCCAACCAACTATCCGACATTCTTTACAACTCCGCTTTAATTTTCACGAATAATACCTTGTTCGGAACCTCGGCGTTCGGCGGCGCTTCCGGCAACGGCACAATCTTCGCGGGCGGCACCGGTGGCACGGGCTTTACCAACTTGCACACCTTCACCGGTGGTTCGGACGGAGCCAATCCCATTGCCGGGTTGATTTCTGGCACTAACTTTTTTGGCGCGGCGTTGCTGGGCGGTTCGGGCAGCGGCACGATCTTCAGAATGGGCACGAACGGCCTGGGCTTTAAGGTGCTTCATTCTTTCACGGCAACTTCCCGCTCGTCGCCCGACAACAGCGACGGCGCAAGACCGCTTTCCCTGATATTATCGGGCAACACTCTATACGGGGCGGCAACCTTCGGCGGCCCTTCGGCCAATGGCACGATCTTCAAACTCAATACGGATGGGACGGGTTTTACGAACCTATATTATTTTTCAGCATCTTCGGGTAATAGCAGTTATAATGGCACTAATAGCGAAGGCGCCAACCCGGAACCTGGATTAGTTTTAGTGGGTAATACCCTCTACGGAACCGCCGGCACCGCTGGCTCTTTCGGCCACGGAACCATCTTCAGCCTGAACACGGACGGATCAGGGTTTACCGATTTATATACCTTTAGCGCGGGAGCATTTTCTTTTGGGAACCTTACCAACAGCGACGGTGCTTACCCGTTCACCGGCTTGATTTTATCAGGCAACACCTTGTATGGAACGACTACTTCCGGTGGCCTTCTCGGCACTGGCACGATCTTCAGCTTTTCTTTGCCATCGCCGCCGCCACTGACAATAAATCGTTCCGGAACCAATTTAGTTTTGACCTGGCCAACCAACGCTCCGGGATTGGTTTTGCAATCTACTACAAACCTTTTCTCAGCCGTTTGGAGCACCAATACTCCCGCGCCTACCATCGTCAACGGCCAGAACACTGTGACCAATCCAATCTCCAGCGGGCAGATGTTCTATCGGCTGGGCCTGTGA
- a CDS encoding radical SAM protein — MSTAAIPPASRADQPAAAPAPDFSKPVVKPRKSTLKLIGEVLDHGGPGYLQFAITNICNAKCDFCGFAVDRFDPKQRRSVTLQEARDVIDIAVRNHIGYLLFVGGEPLAHKDLRAMVRYCAESGIHPMLCTNGSLWTEQNMRALASDGLSSVIMSIDSHDVAKHEKNRGLPDVCRKIKHANEVFKELGIQTTASVTASKLIDDYEKLPGFLKTLGFTSCTFSYPLTSLASSYLSFSDSSLVNYKTDELIAVFEKIKQMKSNSGFPVVNPQESLTEMQRHLRKEPEKFGCLGGHKYFYLDWNLNLYRCHAWETPMCNIYEFDQSKLIRDGCTRCMIDCYRDPSVMQFIAISASDAYNNLKRGKVLAAAKNIFDSRNLTSIKAVWDDRKWIGEV, encoded by the coding sequence ATGAGCACAGCCGCCATACCGCCAGCCAGTCGCGCGGACCAACCCGCCGCCGCGCCCGCGCCGGATTTTTCCAAACCGGTCGTCAAACCCCGTAAAAGCACCCTCAAACTCATCGGCGAAGTCCTCGACCACGGCGGCCCCGGCTACCTCCAATTCGCCATCACCAACATCTGCAACGCCAAGTGCGACTTCTGCGGCTTCGCCGTGGACCGCTTCGACCCCAAGCAACGCCGCAGCGTCACGCTCCAGGAAGCGCGCGACGTTATTGACATCGCCGTGCGCAACCACATCGGTTACCTCCTCTTCGTCGGCGGGGAACCCCTCGCGCACAAGGATCTTCGCGCCATGGTCCGCTACTGCGCCGAGTCCGGCATCCACCCGATGCTCTGCACCAACGGCTCCCTCTGGACCGAACAAAACATGCGCGCGCTCGCCTCCGACGGCCTCAGCAGCGTCATCATGTCCATTGATTCGCACGACGTGGCGAAGCACGAAAAAAATCGCGGCCTGCCCGACGTCTGCCGCAAGATCAAACACGCCAACGAAGTCTTCAAAGAACTCGGCATCCAGACCACTGCCAGCGTCACCGCCAGCAAGCTCATTGACGACTACGAAAAACTTCCCGGCTTTCTAAAAACCCTCGGCTTCACCAGTTGCACCTTCAGCTACCCGCTCACCTCGCTCGCTTCGAGTTACTTGAGCTTCAGCGATTCCAGCCTCGTCAATTATAAGACTGACGAACTCATCGCCGTCTTTGAAAAAATCAAGCAGATGAAATCCAACAGCGGTTTCCCCGTCGTGAACCCGCAGGAATCCCTGACCGAAATGCAGCGCCACCTGCGCAAAGAACCCGAAAAATTCGGCTGCCTCGGCGGCCACAAATATTTCTATCTCGATTGGAATTTGAACCTCTACCGTTGCCACGCCTGGGAAACCCCCATGTGCAACATCTATGAATTCGACCAATCCAAACTCATCCGCGATGGCTGTACCCGCTGCATGATTGATTGCTACCGCGACCCCAGTGTCATGCAATTCATCGCCATCAGCGCGAGCGACGCCTACAACAACCTCAAGCGCGGCAAAGTCCTCGCCGCCGCAAAAAATATTTTCGATTCCCGCAACCTCACCTCCATCAAAGCCGTATGGGACGACCGCAAATGGATCGGCGAAGTTTAA
- the lepB gene encoding signal peptidase I produces the protein MKTFDVLPSEPEPLSRRFKFIHTEKENRQSFIIVCIFLWSILTYLFITHFVMMAVEIKGASMWPTLLDGQRYMLYRAPYHWRAPHRGEIVVIRDPEDHQLSIKRIVGLPNDLIEIRHTGVYINNIKFSEPYLTSFSTWASGNRLVKPTRLGPSDYFVMGDNRDRSADSRIYGAVPRNFILGVISKTN, from the coding sequence ATGAAAACCTTTGACGTATTGCCATCCGAGCCCGAGCCGCTGTCCCGCCGGTTTAAGTTCATCCACACCGAGAAGGAGAACCGCCAGTCGTTCATCATCGTCTGCATTTTTCTCTGGTCCATACTCACCTATTTGTTCATCACGCACTTCGTCATGATGGCCGTCGAGATCAAAGGCGCCAGCATGTGGCCCACGCTCCTCGATGGCCAGCGCTACATGCTCTATCGCGCGCCTTACCACTGGCGCGCGCCACACCGCGGCGAAATCGTCGTCATCCGCGATCCCGAAGACCATCAGCTTTCCATCAAGCGCATCGTCGGCTTGCCCAACGACCTCATCGAGATCCGCCACACCGGCGTCTATATCAACAACATCAAATTTTCCGAACCCTATCTCACGTCGTTCTCGACCTGGGCCTCCGGCAATCGCCTGGTCAAGCCCACCCGCCTTGGCCCCTCGGATTATTTCGTGATGGGTGACAATCGCGACCGCAGCGCCGACAGCCGCATCTACGGCGCCGTCCCGCGAAATTTCATCCTTGGCGTCATCAGCAAAACAAATTAA